From the genome of Solidesulfovibrio carbinolicus, one region includes:
- the dnaX gene encoding DNA polymerase III subunit gamma/tau has translation MSTISLTAKYRPQRFADVAGQDAVKRILSRAAAEDRIAPAYLFSGTRGVGKTTLARVLAKALNCETAPTGEPCNVCSQCRQITAGVSPDVIEIDAATHGKVDDARRLKEDVGYAPLNSRYKVFIIDEAHMLTTAAFNALLKTLEEPPGRVTFILATTEPHKFPATIISRCQHYLFKRLAQSELEAHLSSVLTREAVPYEAKAVSLIARRGAGSVRDSMSLLAQVLALGGAELTEADARGVLGLAGQEVFFGLIEAIRAEDGPVVVELLRQVLDKGLDIGFFLRELASMWRNLFLLRQAGERALPVVDLPAEEAGEWLVWSGRIEAAHIHACWQMTLEGQRRVQTSLEPALALELLLLNMAYLPRLLPLQNLASCAAPAASGPGGSGGSGVPSGRPGGQGGGSAPRQPQGPRSGGYRPQPLADQVTPYGQPEIGSGRDQGGYGRPAAGPGDAPPTQSAAPRGYPPQAAPPTSRPEAPTAYAASGPANGSAPSAQAPTAVPAAAGYSPSGAVQAPSFAAPGQAPGPTDHGAAPRPPQAAPAGPRTWDGFLRQAGRGSDMVALKHAQGAFSPDPAPGELVISCANAFHRGRLAHPDKLRQLTEAAEAYFGPGVTVRLTEGEAASDRMSPHDLRDYVDNHPEVRQAVTAFDAEIIERKPR, from the coding sequence ATGAGCACAATAAGCCTTACCGCCAAATACCGGCCCCAGCGTTTCGCCGACGTGGCCGGGCAGGACGCCGTCAAGCGCATCCTGTCCCGGGCCGCGGCCGAGGACCGCATCGCGCCGGCCTATCTTTTCAGCGGCACACGCGGCGTGGGCAAGACCACCCTGGCCCGGGTGCTGGCCAAGGCGCTTAACTGCGAGACCGCGCCCACGGGCGAACCCTGCAACGTCTGCTCCCAATGCCGTCAGATCACGGCCGGGGTCTCGCCCGACGTCATCGAGATCGACGCCGCCACCCACGGCAAGGTTGACGACGCCCGGCGCCTGAAGGAAGACGTGGGCTACGCGCCGCTTAACAGCCGCTACAAGGTCTTCATCATCGACGAAGCCCACATGCTGACCACGGCGGCTTTCAACGCGCTGCTCAAAACCCTGGAAGAGCCGCCCGGACGCGTCACCTTCATCCTGGCCACCACCGAGCCCCACAAGTTTCCGGCCACCATCATCAGCCGTTGCCAGCACTATCTGTTCAAGCGCCTGGCCCAGAGCGAGTTGGAAGCCCACCTGTCCAGCGTGCTCACGCGCGAGGCCGTGCCCTACGAGGCCAAGGCCGTGAGCCTCATTGCCCGGCGCGGGGCCGGCAGCGTGCGCGATTCCATGTCGCTCCTGGCCCAGGTTTTGGCCCTGGGCGGGGCCGAACTCACCGAAGCCGACGCCCGTGGCGTCCTTGGGCTGGCCGGCCAGGAAGTGTTTTTCGGGCTCATCGAAGCCATCCGGGCCGAGGATGGGCCGGTGGTGGTGGAGCTTTTGCGCCAGGTTCTGGACAAGGGCCTGGACATCGGTTTTTTCCTGCGCGAGCTGGCTTCCATGTGGCGCAACCTCTTTCTCCTGCGCCAAGCCGGCGAGCGGGCCTTGCCCGTGGTCGACCTACCGGCCGAGGAGGCCGGCGAATGGCTGGTCTGGTCCGGGCGCATCGAGGCCGCCCACATCCATGCCTGCTGGCAGATGACCCTGGAAGGCCAGCGTCGGGTGCAGACGAGCCTGGAGCCGGCCTTGGCTTTGGAGCTGCTGCTGCTCAACATGGCCTATCTGCCGCGCCTGCTGCCGCTGCAAAATCTCGCTTCCTGCGCCGCGCCGGCGGCCTCTGGTCCCGGTGGTTCGGGCGGCTCGGGCGTCCCGTCCGGTCGCCCCGGCGGGCAGGGCGGCGGATCGGCCCCGCGCCAGCCCCAGGGGCCGCGCTCCGGCGGCTACCGGCCTCAGCCCCTGGCCGACCAGGTCACGCCCTACGGCCAGCCCGAGATCGGCTCTGGTCGGGATCAGGGCGGTTACGGCCGGCCGGCCGCCGGTCCCGGTGACGCGCCGCCCACCCAGTCCGCCGCGCCTCGGGGTTATCCGCCCCAGGCCGCGCCGCCGACATCCCGGCCTGAAGCGCCCACGGCCTATGCCGCCTCCGGTCCGGCCAACGGCTCGGCTCCCTCGGCCCAGGCTCCGACCGCCGTACCGGCCGCCGCCGGCTATTCCCCGTCAGGAGCGGTCCAGGCCCCATCTTTTGCCGCTCCAGGGCAGGCCCCCGGTCCGACCGACCACGGGGCCGCGCCGCGCCCGCCCCAGGCCGCGCCGGCCGGTCCTCGCACCTGGGACGGTTTTTTGCGCCAGGCCGGCCGGGGCAGCGACATGGTGGCCCTCAAGCACGCCCAGGGCGCGTTTTCGCCCGATCCGGCCCCGGGCGAACTGGTCATCAGCTGCGCCAACGCCTTTCACCGCGGCCGTCTGGCCCATCCCGACAAGCTGCGCCAGCTCACCGAAGCCGCCGAAGCCTATTTCGGCCCCGGCGTGACCGTGCGTCTGACCGAGGGCGAGGCGGCCAGCGACCGCATGTCGCCCCATGACCTGCGGGACTACGTCGACAACCACCCGGAAGTGCGCCAGGCCGTCACGGCCTTTGACGCCGAAATCATCGAACGAAAGCCCCGCTAG
- the recR gene encoding recombination mediator RecR — translation MASQTTLPVPLAELVDQLAKLPGLGPKSALKVAMTLLEWPRPRADGLGEAILRLRERLCLCVHCASLSETPVCPVCADPTRNGEQLCLVAQWDAIMQMEETGLYAGRYLVLGGLLDPLEGVSPGQLRLDVLRAKLAEGAVTECILALGATLAAETTASHIKNLLEREFPAVRLTRLAQGIPLGAEVKYVDKETLSQSLRYRQDL, via the coding sequence ATGGCATCCCAGACGACCTTGCCCGTTCCCCTGGCCGAACTGGTGGACCAGCTGGCCAAATTGCCCGGCCTTGGCCCCAAGTCGGCGCTTAAGGTGGCCATGACGCTGCTCGAATGGCCGCGCCCCCGGGCCGACGGCCTGGGCGAGGCCATCCTGCGCCTGCGCGAACGGCTGTGCCTGTGCGTTCACTGCGCCTCGCTGTCCGAGACGCCGGTGTGCCCGGTGTGCGCCGATCCGACCCGAAACGGCGAACAGCTCTGTCTCGTGGCCCAGTGGGACGCCATCATGCAGATGGAAGAGACCGGCCTCTACGCCGGCCGCTATCTGGTCCTGGGCGGTCTGCTGGATCCGCTCGAAGGCGTGTCGCCCGGTCAACTGCGCCTGGACGTGCTGCGGGCCAAGCTGGCCGAGGGCGCGGTCACGGAATGCATCCTGGCTCTTGGTGCAACCCTGGCCGCCGAAACCACCGCTTCCCACATCAAAAATTTGCTGGAGCGGGAGTTTCCGGCCGTGCGCCTGACGCGGCTGGCCCAGGGCATCCCCCTTGGAGCCGAGGTCAAGTACGTGGACAAGGAAACCCTGTCCCAGTCCCTGCGTTACCGGCAGGACCTCTAA
- a CDS encoding lysylphosphatidylglycerol synthase transmembrane domain-containing protein — translation MLVKKAASLIVRLALVGGCLVYAFWGLNFSEIWDAIVRFDDVALFWTVLFSFVGYGVMAFRLNFLSGFCAGNWVCFKAFLMSMAVNNIVPAKLGELAKAFYLRRECRFSLSRSITMVFWERFFDLNAILAMGLVVAFHFNLKMAFVPLAAAVGGIWVGLWVVRQYPDFVGRIIEKMPSNRLAEFLAELKLQVLHGVTPSFMTVLGLYTLVCWVLYAGSTFLVLLWVADLPLTVGQAAAVFVISSLGMAMPSSPGALGVFEAAVVFSLGLFGVDRAQGLATGLVLHMVQYIPVTVAGLLVLAKSGLKLSKIRESDEALDAVPEAGK, via the coding sequence ATGCTTGTAAAGAAAGCCGCCAGCTTGATTGTGCGCCTGGCCCTGGTGGGAGGTTGTCTGGTCTACGCCTTCTGGGGACTCAATTTTTCGGAAATCTGGGACGCCATAGTCCGTTTTGACGACGTTGCTCTGTTCTGGACGGTGCTCTTTTCCTTTGTGGGCTACGGCGTCATGGCCTTTCGCCTCAATTTTCTGTCGGGCTTTTGCGCCGGCAACTGGGTGTGTTTCAAAGCCTTTCTCATGTCCATGGCCGTCAACAACATCGTGCCGGCCAAGCTCGGCGAATTGGCCAAGGCCTTTTACCTGCGCCGGGAATGCCGGTTTTCGCTCTCGCGCAGCATCACCATGGTCTTTTGGGAGCGCTTTTTCGATTTAAACGCCATCCTGGCCATGGGCTTGGTCGTTGCCTTCCACTTCAACCTCAAGATGGCTTTCGTGCCCCTGGCCGCGGCCGTGGGCGGCATCTGGGTCGGACTCTGGGTGGTGCGCCAGTATCCGGATTTTGTCGGCCGGATCATTGAAAAAATGCCGTCCAACCGGTTGGCCGAGTTCTTGGCCGAGCTTAAGCTTCAGGTGCTGCATGGCGTGACCCCCAGCTTCATGACCGTGCTGGGGCTTTATACCCTGGTCTGCTGGGTTCTCTACGCCGGTTCCACCTTTTTGGTGCTTTTATGGGTGGCCGACTTGCCCTTGACCGTTGGGCAGGCGGCGGCGGTGTTCGTCATTTCGTCCCTTGGCATGGCCATGCCGTCCTCGCCCGGAGCGCTGGGCGTTTTCGAGGCGGCGGTGGTTTTTTCCCTGGGCCTTTTCGGCGTGGACCGAGCCCAAGGTCTGGCCACCGGATTGGTGCTCCACATGGTGCAGTACATTCCGGTCACTGTGGCCGGTCTGCTTGTGCTGGCCAAAAGCGGGCTGAAGCTCAGCAAGATCCGGGAGAGCGACGAAGCGCTGGACGCTGTGCCCGAGGCCGGGAAATAG
- the thiD gene encoding bifunctional hydroxymethylpyrimidine kinase/phosphomethylpyrimidine kinase has product MAHPCALTIAGSDSGGGAGIQADLKTFMMQGCYGLSVITALTAQNTCAVSAIEAPTPGFVAEQLRAVRADFPIRAAKTGMLFSEAIIAAVAEGLADKDFPLVVDPVCVAQSGARLLMPEAVEAILTRMLPLADLLTPNRLEAELLAGLPIGGKADADEVIRRLLARGAKAVLLKGGHFEIGQTSDSLVTDRLVLADGREWVLSRPFVATRNTHGTGCTLSAAIAGHLALGKALPEAVEAARDYLHLALETAWDLGDGDGPVNHLAPYERCLPPSAQKAS; this is encoded by the coding sequence ATGGCCCATCCCTGCGCGCTGACCATCGCCGGTTCCGACTCCGGCGGCGGAGCCGGCATCCAGGCCGACCTCAAGACCTTCATGATGCAGGGTTGTTACGGCCTGTCCGTCATCACCGCCCTGACCGCCCAGAACACGTGCGCCGTTTCGGCCATCGAAGCGCCGACGCCGGGATTTGTGGCCGAGCAACTGCGGGCCGTGCGGGCCGATTTTCCCATTCGGGCGGCCAAGACCGGAATGCTCTTTTCCGAGGCCATTATCGCGGCCGTGGCCGAAGGGTTGGCCGACAAGGATTTTCCTTTGGTGGTCGATCCGGTCTGCGTGGCCCAATCCGGGGCGCGGTTACTCATGCCCGAGGCCGTGGAAGCTATTTTGACCCGCATGTTGCCCCTGGCCGATCTGCTGACGCCCAACCGCCTGGAGGCCGAACTGCTGGCCGGCCTGCCCATCGGCGGCAAGGCCGACGCCGACGAGGTCATCCGGCGTCTTCTGGCCCGGGGGGCCAAGGCGGTGCTGCTCAAGGGCGGCCATTTCGAGATCGGACAGACCTCGGACAGCCTGGTGACGGACCGTCTGGTTCTGGCCGACGGCCGGGAATGGGTGTTGTCGCGGCCCTTTGTCGCCACCCGCAACACCCACGGCACGGGCTGCACGCTTTCGGCGGCCATCGCCGGCCATCTGGCCCTGGGCAAGGCCTTGCCTGAGGCGGTGGAGGCGGCCCGGGACTATTTGCACCTGGCCTTGGAGACGGCCTGGGACTTGGGCGACGGCGACGGGCCGGTCAACCATCTGGCCCCCTACGAGCGTTGTTTGCCGCCATCGGCCCAGAAAGCGTCGTAA
- the recD2 gene encoding SF1B family DNA helicase RecD2 translates to MAVELTVEIETVTFFNEENGYLIARVGSKAEPGPFSIVGRMQKVTPGELLRVTGEFATHPKYGRQFQVTTAVREMPATLNGIRRYLASGQIKGVGGILASRLVDAFGEKVLDILDKEPDKLLSVEGVGKKKLAEIKASWDAQNEIRSLMLFLQTHEIATTHAAKIQRLYGNAAEARIRANPYELAYEIRGIAFKTADAMALRLGFAPDSPERVQAALAYVLFSMGEQGHLFAPKDVLFEKTAALVGDVASERLEEGLGGLEELKRVKVEPLPEQGIEAAVYLRHFYALETEIARRIHDLAGHPGAQLRGKVEKLLPALESEARIQLSPEQRQAVIDACDNKVFVITGGPGTGKTTITRMVVAALDKLSLKVKLAAPTGRAAKRLSEATGHPAATLHRLLQSTPDGSFAVCEDNKLKADALLVDEVSMLDARLCGHMLRALPFTSRLILVGDADQLPSVGAGNVLEDVLGSQSVGSARLTHIFRQARESMIVVNAHRVNNGQFPQAAEKKPPEADFFWVEQDDPAAVRDLIATLVAERIPQVYGLDPMRDVQVLSPMHKGEAGTQALNEALRARLNPSGPTVIRGNAMFRLGDRVLQTKNNYEKDVFNGDLGHVTAADPEEGSLVVTFDGRDVPYDRTELDELAPAYAVSIHKSQGSEYPAVVAPFLTQHYVMLRRNLIYTALTRARKLAVLVGSRRALTLGLKNAGGERRYTHLNYRLRELFNV, encoded by the coding sequence ATGGCAGTCGAGCTTACGGTCGAAATCGAGACCGTCACCTTTTTCAACGAGGAAAACGGCTACCTCATCGCCCGGGTCGGCTCCAAGGCCGAACCGGGACCGTTTTCCATTGTCGGGCGCATGCAAAAGGTCACGCCCGGGGAACTCTTGCGGGTCACTGGCGAATTCGCCACCCATCCCAAGTATGGCCGCCAGTTCCAGGTGACCACCGCCGTGCGCGAGATGCCGGCTACCTTAAACGGCATCCGCCGCTACCTGGCCTCGGGCCAGATCAAGGGCGTGGGCGGCATTTTGGCCTCGCGCCTGGTGGACGCCTTTGGCGAGAAGGTCCTCGACATCCTGGACAAAGAGCCGGACAAGCTGCTTTCCGTGGAAGGCGTGGGCAAGAAAAAGCTGGCCGAGATCAAGGCCTCCTGGGACGCCCAAAACGAGATCCGCTCGCTGATGCTTTTTCTCCAGACCCACGAGATCGCCACCACCCACGCCGCCAAGATCCAGCGGCTTTACGGCAACGCCGCCGAGGCCCGCATCCGGGCCAATCCCTACGAACTGGCCTATGAAATTCGCGGCATCGCTTTCAAGACCGCCGACGCCATGGCCCTGCGCCTGGGGTTTGCCCCGGACAGCCCCGAACGCGTCCAGGCCGCCCTGGCCTACGTGCTGTTTTCCATGGGCGAGCAGGGACATCTGTTTGCGCCCAAGGACGTGCTGTTCGAGAAAACCGCCGCCCTGGTCGGCGACGTGGCTTCCGAGCGCCTGGAGGAGGGCCTTGGCGGGCTGGAGGAACTCAAGCGCGTCAAGGTCGAGCCCCTGCCCGAGCAGGGCATCGAGGCCGCCGTCTATCTGCGTCATTTCTACGCCTTGGAGACCGAAATCGCCCGGCGCATCCACGATCTGGCCGGGCATCCCGGCGCCCAGCTGCGCGGCAAGGTGGAAAAGCTCCTGCCGGCCCTGGAGTCCGAGGCCCGCATCCAGCTTTCCCCCGAACAACGGCAAGCCGTCATCGACGCCTGCGACAACAAGGTCTTCGTCATCACCGGCGGACCCGGCACCGGCAAGACCACCATCACCCGCATGGTGGTGGCCGCCCTTGACAAGCTGTCGTTAAAAGTCAAACTTGCCGCGCCCACGGGCCGGGCGGCCAAACGGCTTTCCGAAGCGACCGGCCACCCGGCCGCCACGCTTCACCGGCTGCTCCAGTCCACGCCCGACGGCTCGTTTGCCGTGTGCGAGGACAACAAGCTCAAGGCCGACGCGCTTTTGGTCGACGAGGTCAGCATGCTCGACGCCAGGCTTTGCGGGCACATGCTGCGGGCCTTGCCGTTTACCTCGCGGCTTATCCTCGTCGGCGACGCCGACCAGTTGCCGTCGGTGGGGGCGGGCAACGTCCTGGAGGACGTGCTGGGCAGCCAGTCCGTGGGCAGCGCGCGGCTGACGCACATTTTTCGCCAGGCCCGGGAAAGCATGATCGTGGTCAACGCCCACCGGGTCAACAACGGCCAGTTTCCCCAGGCGGCCGAGAAAAAGCCGCCCGAGGCCGATTTTTTTTGGGTCGAGCAGGACGATCCGGCCGCCGTGCGCGATCTGATCGCTACGCTTGTGGCCGAGCGCATCCCCCAGGTCTATGGCCTTGATCCCATGCGCGACGTCCAGGTGCTCTCGCCCATGCACAAGGGCGAGGCCGGCACCCAGGCGCTCAATGAGGCGCTGCGGGCACGGCTTAATCCCTCGGGGCCGACGGTCATTCGGGGCAACGCGATGTTTCGCCTGGGCGACCGGGTGTTGCAGACGAAAAATAATTACGAAAAGGACGTCTTCAACGGCGACCTGGGACACGTCACGGCCGCCGATCCCGAAGAGGGTTCGCTCGTCGTCACCTTCGACGGACGCGACGTCCCCTATGACCGCACTGAGCTGGACGAGCTGGCTCCGGCCTACGCCGTGAGCATCCACAAATCCCAGGGCAGTGAATATCCGGCCGTGGTGGCCCCGTTTTTGACCCAGCATTACGTGATGTTGCGCCGCAACCTGATCTACACCGCGCTGACCCGGGCCAGGAAACTGGCCGTGCTCGTGGGCAGCCGCCGGGCCCTGACCCTGGGCCTCAAAAACGCCGGCGGCGAGCGGCGCTACACGCACCTCAATTACCGCCTGCGAGAGCTTTTCAATGTCTGA
- a CDS encoding YbaB/EbfC family nucleoid-associated protein → MKGMNELVRQAQVMQKKMAKLQEDLQERTVEGTAGGGMVVAVVSGSNELKSLTIDKTAVDPNDVEMLQDLVLSAVNDGIKKAKAMMEAEMGQITGGIKVPGLF, encoded by the coding sequence ATGAAAGGAATGAACGAACTGGTGCGCCAAGCCCAGGTCATGCAGAAAAAGATGGCCAAGCTCCAGGAAGACCTGCAGGAGCGCACCGTGGAAGGCACGGCCGGCGGCGGCATGGTCGTGGCCGTGGTGTCCGGTTCCAACGAACTGAAGTCCCTGACCATCGACAAGACGGCCGTGGACCCCAATGACGTGGAAATGCTCCAGGACCTGGTCCTGTCCGCCGTCAACGACGGCATCAAGAAGGCCAAGGCCATGATGGAAGCCGAAATGGGGCAGATCACCGGCGGCATCAAGGTTCCCGGCCTGTTCTAA